A DNA window from Thermosynechococcaceae cyanobacterium Okahandja contains the following coding sequences:
- a CDS encoding CHAD domain-containing protein, producing MDTLGQVAYEAFEKYYRKISKHEPGVVRDRDPEAIHQMRVGLRRLRTALEVFQQTVRLPKGVSIQRVRTTAGSLSLVRDLDVMMLALKEQYYPHLPRGEQQQLAKLIKKLDKQREEVLQKALQLLRSDRYRKLQQGLEEWLAQPQYRPIANVPIALIAPDILLPLVSQLLLHPGWQVAVDWHSDRPTFLAISDPAALLEQSGEDLHDLRKQTKRVRYQMELFSRVYGDDFSEQVAEFATLQDLLGTLHDTVVLHQFFHRQLGLNLPQASPCLAEMIALEQARQWQRWRSHQQAYLTGTKRHHVRAVLLMPCLNGMAGVSGIPFETPQTANYN from the coding sequence ATGGACACCCTAGGCCAAGTTGCGTACGAAGCGTTTGAAAAATACTACCGCAAAATAAGTAAGCATGAACCCGGTGTCGTGCGCGATCGCGATCCCGAAGCCATTCATCAAATGCGGGTGGGTCTGCGGCGGCTGCGCACTGCCCTTGAGGTGTTTCAACAAACGGTACGGTTACCAAAGGGGGTATCCATTCAGCGGGTTCGGACAACCGCTGGCAGTCTGAGTTTGGTGCGGGACCTAGATGTGATGATGCTGGCGCTCAAAGAGCAGTACTACCCCCACTTGCCGCGGGGTGAGCAGCAGCAACTGGCCAAACTCATTAAAAAGCTGGATAAGCAGCGGGAAGAGGTTCTGCAAAAAGCGCTGCAACTGCTCCGCAGCGATCGCTACCGTAAACTTCAGCAGGGTCTAGAGGAATGGCTGGCGCAACCCCAGTATCGACCGATTGCCAATGTCCCCATTGCCCTCATTGCCCCCGATATTCTCCTGCCCCTTGTGTCTCAGCTCTTGCTACACCCGGGCTGGCAGGTGGCGGTGGACTGGCACAGCGATCGCCCCACATTTTTGGCCATTAGTGACCCTGCCGCTTTACTGGAGCAATCGGGGGAAGATCTCCATGATCTGCGCAAGCAAACCAAGCGGGTGCGCTACCAAATGGAGCTATTTAGCCGTGTCTATGGGGATGACTTTAGCGAACAAGTTGCTGAGTTTGCCACCCTCCAAGACCTCTTGGGCACCCTACACGATACCGTCGTCCTGCACCAATTTTTCCACCGTCAATTGGGGCTAAATTTGCCGCAGGCATCCCCTTGCCTTGCGGAAATGATTGCCCTTGAGCAAGCGCGGCAGTGGCAACGGTGGCGATCGCACCAACAGGCCTACCTGACCGGCACCAAACGTCACCATGTCCGGGCAGTCCTGCTGATGCCCTGCTTAAACGGGATGGCCGGTGTTTCTGGGATCCCCTTTGAGACACCCCAAACTGCTAATTATAATTAG